Proteins encoded within one genomic window of Vulgatibacter sp.:
- a CDS encoding ABC-F family ATP-binding cassette domain-containing protein, whose product MIRFDSISKQHGNQILFVEASAVLNRGEKVGLVGPNGAGKSTLFRMVMKQESADEGQVAVDRGVTIGYFNQDVGEMKGRSAVAECMAGAGPISEVGAELKELEHALADPDRADEMERLIERFGEVQARFEELDGYSLEGKAREILAGLGFSEEMMDGDVGALSGGWKMRVALGQILLMRPDAMLLDEPSNHLDLESLIWLENFLRGYEGALLMTSHDRAFMNRIVNKIIEIDGGSLNTYSGNYDFYEQQRALNEAQAQAAFERQQAMLAKEMRFIERFKAQAAKAAQVQSRVKKLEKIEKVEPPKRRVTQHFDFRPAPRSGDDVCKIENVAKGYGSRKIYENFDWLVRRGERWCVMGVNGAGKSTLLKLVTQTVQPDTGNVTVGASVKVGYFAQHAMEVLEGERTVLEMLMDTFPRSTQAALRTLAGCFGFSGDEVEKKCRVLSGGEKARLVLAIMLFDPPNFLVLDEPTNHLDMATKEMLVEALKKFEGTMLIVSHDRHFLSALSNRVLELTPEGIVPYQGGYTEYVAASGHEAPGLRS is encoded by the coding sequence TTGATTCGTTTCGACTCGATCAGCAAGCAGCACGGCAACCAGATCCTCTTCGTGGAGGCCTCCGCGGTCCTGAACCGCGGCGAGAAGGTCGGTCTGGTTGGCCCCAACGGCGCCGGCAAGTCCACGCTCTTCCGCATGGTGATGAAGCAGGAGTCGGCGGACGAGGGCCAGGTCGCCGTCGATCGCGGCGTGACCATCGGCTACTTCAACCAGGACGTCGGCGAGATGAAGGGCCGCTCCGCGGTGGCGGAGTGCATGGCGGGCGCCGGGCCGATCTCCGAGGTGGGGGCCGAGCTCAAGGAGCTCGAGCACGCCCTCGCCGATCCGGACCGAGCCGACGAGATGGAGAGACTGATCGAGCGCTTCGGCGAGGTGCAGGCGCGCTTCGAGGAACTCGACGGCTATTCGCTCGAGGGGAAGGCGCGGGAGATCCTCGCGGGCCTCGGCTTCTCCGAGGAGATGATGGACGGCGACGTGGGTGCGCTCTCCGGCGGTTGGAAGATGCGCGTGGCGCTGGGGCAGATCCTCCTGATGCGCCCCGACGCGATGCTGCTCGACGAGCCCTCCAACCACCTCGACCTCGAGTCGCTGATCTGGCTGGAGAACTTCCTCCGGGGCTACGAGGGCGCGCTCCTCATGACTTCCCACGACCGCGCGTTCATGAACCGCATCGTGAACAAGATCATCGAGATCGACGGCGGCAGCCTCAACACCTACTCGGGCAACTACGACTTCTACGAGCAGCAGCGCGCGCTCAACGAGGCGCAGGCGCAGGCAGCCTTCGAGCGGCAGCAGGCGATGCTCGCCAAGGAGATGCGCTTCATCGAGCGTTTCAAGGCGCAGGCCGCCAAGGCAGCGCAGGTGCAGTCGCGGGTGAAGAAGCTCGAGAAGATCGAGAAGGTCGAGCCGCCCAAGCGCCGCGTCACCCAGCACTTCGACTTCCGGCCGGCGCCGCGCTCCGGCGACGACGTCTGCAAGATCGAGAACGTGGCCAAGGGCTACGGCAGCCGGAAGATCTACGAGAACTTCGACTGGCTCGTGCGCCGCGGCGAGCGCTGGTGCGTGATGGGCGTCAACGGCGCCGGCAAGTCCACGCTCCTCAAGCTCGTCACCCAGACCGTCCAGCCGGACACCGGCAACGTCACCGTCGGCGCCAGCGTGAAGGTGGGCTATTTCGCCCAGCACGCGATGGAGGTCCTCGAGGGCGAGCGCACCGTCCTCGAGATGCTGATGGACACCTTCCCGCGCTCCACCCAGGCGGCGCTCCGCACGCTGGCCGGCTGCTTCGGCTTCTCCGGCGACGAGGTGGAGAAGAAGTGCCGGGTGCTCTCCGGCGGCGAGAAGGCCCGGCTGGTGCTGGCGATCATGCTCTTCGATCCGCCGAACTTCCTCGTGCTCGACGAGCCCACCAACCACCTCGACATGGCCACCAAGGAGATGCTGGTGGAGGCGCTCAAGAAGTTCGAGGGGACGATGCTGATCGTCAGCCACGACCGGCACTTCCTCAGCGCGCTCTCCAACCGCGTGCTCGAACTCACCCCGGAAGGCATCGTGCCCTACCAGGGCGGCTACACCGAGTACGTGGCGGCGTCGGGGCACGAGGCGCCGGGCCTGCGCAGCTGA
- a CDS encoding DUF4397 domain-containing protein, whose product MRKFGAWMLAAGLLVTAPLIGCDTDDDGDGNGGTGGTGGTGGTGGTGGTGGTGGTGGTGGTGGAGGTGGAGGAGGAADMAMLRVIHLSPDAGAVDVYANDGETPLFEAASFPTGTEYVEVEPGTYEISIVPAGEPITAAVLTTPPLPLGAGESWTGVAFDEVATLQAAANQDEVDGIPASSARVRLGHTAVGVGQVDILNVSVDPAVAIVEDVDFGTFTPALDLPAGQYDVGIDANDDGAADFVFSLPELEAGQYYNLYAVTDEAGDVFVSVQPETGAVTTVPPNVE is encoded by the coding sequence ATGCGGAAGTTCGGAGCATGGATGCTCGCGGCGGGTCTGCTGGTGACAGCGCCGCTCATTGGCTGCGACACGGACGACGACGGCGACGGGAACGGCGGTACCGGTGGCACCGGTGGCACCGGTGGAACCGGCGGCACCGGTGGAACCGGCGGCACCGGTGGAACCGGCGGCACGGGTGGAACCGGTGGCGCGGGTGGAACCGGTGGGGCGGGCGGTGCCGGTGGCGCCGCCGACATGGCGATGCTCCGCGTGATCCACCTCTCGCCGGATGCCGGCGCGGTGGACGTCTACGCCAATGACGGCGAGACCCCACTCTTCGAGGCGGCGAGCTTCCCCACCGGAACCGAGTACGTGGAGGTGGAGCCCGGCACCTACGAGATCTCGATCGTGCCCGCCGGCGAGCCGATCACCGCAGCCGTCCTGACCACGCCGCCCCTGCCCCTCGGCGCAGGCGAATCGTGGACCGGCGTCGCCTTCGACGAGGTGGCGACGCTCCAGGCAGCGGCCAACCAGGACGAGGTCGACGGCATCCCCGCGAGCAGCGCCCGGGTCCGGCTGGGCCACACCGCGGTGGGCGTCGGGCAGGTGGACATTCTCAACGTCAGCGTCGATCCCGCGGTAGCGATCGTCGAGGACGTCGATTTTGGTACCTTCACGCCTGCGCTCGACCTCCCTGCAGGCCAGTACGACGTCGGCATCGACGCCAACGACGACGGTGCCGCCGATTTCGTCTTCTCCCTGCCCGAGCTCGAGGCCGGCCAGTACTACAACCTCTACGCGGTGACCGACGAGGCCGGCGACGTCTTCGTCAGCGTGCAGCCGGAAACCGGCGCGGTGACCACGGTCCCGCCCAACGTGGAGTAG
- a CDS encoding 4Fe-4S dicluster domain-containing protein yields the protein MTTSAQQHVLQREELPALLGALRDDGYLLVGPTVRDGAIVLDEIAGVADLPEGWTEDQEAGTYRLRRRDDLALFGFAAGPQSFKQRFFVPKATLWRARRSEGGFSLLHDVAPPPRLALIGARSCDIHAIEIQDRTFLRGPFADPDYEARRRDVFVVAVNCGTAGGTCFCVSMGTGPKASFGFDLALTELLDDGGHRFLVEVGSERGAALLERLAPVQASAADEAAAAAVVERTARSMGRRMETEGIKELLYRNLEHPRWDDVADRCLACTNCTLVCPTCFCARVEDTTDLTGETAERTRHWDSCFTLGHSKLHGAAVRATHKARYRQWLVHKVASWIDQFGTSGCVGCGRCITWCPVAIDITEEVAAIRATDGAVA from the coding sequence ATGACCACCAGCGCGCAGCAGCACGTCCTGCAGCGGGAAGAGCTTCCTGCGCTCCTCGGAGCGCTGCGTGACGACGGCTACCTGCTCGTCGGCCCCACCGTCCGCGACGGCGCCATCGTCCTCGACGAGATCGCCGGCGTGGCGGATCTGCCCGAGGGCTGGACCGAGGACCAGGAGGCGGGCACCTACCGCCTCCGCCGCCGTGACGACCTCGCCCTCTTCGGCTTCGCCGCGGGCCCCCAATCGTTCAAGCAGCGCTTCTTCGTCCCGAAGGCCACGCTCTGGCGCGCCCGCAGGAGCGAAGGGGGCTTCTCGCTGCTCCACGACGTGGCCCCGCCTCCCAGGCTCGCGCTGATCGGCGCCCGCTCCTGCGACATCCACGCGATCGAGATCCAGGACCGGACCTTCCTCCGGGGCCCCTTCGCCGATCCGGATTACGAGGCGCGCCGCCGCGACGTCTTCGTGGTGGCGGTCAACTGCGGTACCGCCGGCGGCACCTGCTTCTGCGTCTCGATGGGCACGGGACCGAAGGCCAGCTTCGGCTTCGACCTCGCCCTCACCGAGCTCCTCGACGATGGCGGCCATCGCTTCCTCGTCGAGGTGGGCAGCGAAAGGGGCGCCGCCCTCCTCGAGCGGCTCGCTCCCGTGCAGGCCTCCGCCGCCGACGAGGCGGCGGCTGCAGCCGTGGTGGAGCGCACCGCACGCTCGATGGGCCGGCGGATGGAGACCGAAGGGATCAAGGAGCTCCTCTACCGGAACCTCGAGCATCCACGCTGGGACGACGTGGCGGACCGCTGCCTCGCCTGCACCAACTGCACCCTGGTCTGCCCCACCTGCTTCTGCGCCCGGGTCGAAGACACCACCGATCTCACCGGCGAGACCGCCGAGCGCACCCGGCATTGGGATTCCTGCTTCACCCTCGGCCACTCGAAGCTCCACGGCGCCGCGGTGCGCGCGACCCACAAGGCGCGCTACCGGCAATGGCTCGTCCACAAGGTGGCCAGCTGGATCGATCAATTCGGCACCTCGGGCTGCGTGGGCTGCGGCCGCTGCATCACCTGGTGCCCGGTGGCGATCGACATCACCGAGGAGGTGGCGGCGATCCGCGCCACCGACGGGGCCGTTGCGTGA
- a CDS encoding cyclic nucleotide-binding domain-containing protein has translation MNAIPEALANHPFFAGLPAPVIERAADCRQERSFDAGAFLLREGAEAATFFLLRTGRVALEVQVPGRGAERIETLGPGDVLGLSWLVPPYRWHLDARALEPTAAFVLDASCLRRQMEEDPVLGAAVAQRLFAQTWKRLQRVRLQRLDLYRGEI, from the coding sequence GTGAACGCCATCCCCGAAGCCCTGGCCAACCATCCCTTCTTCGCCGGGCTCCCGGCCCCGGTGATCGAGCGCGCGGCGGATTGCCGACAGGAGCGCAGCTTCGACGCCGGGGCCTTCCTGCTCCGCGAAGGCGCCGAGGCCGCGACCTTCTTCCTCCTGCGCACCGGCCGCGTCGCCCTCGAGGTCCAGGTCCCGGGGCGTGGCGCGGAGCGGATCGAGACCCTCGGCCCCGGCGACGTCCTCGGCCTCTCCTGGCTCGTCCCGCCCTACCGCTGGCACCTCGATGCCCGGGCCCTGGAGCCGACCGCGGCCTTCGTCCTCGATGCGTCCTGCCTGCGCCGGCAGATGGAGGAGGATCCGGTGCTCGGCGCCGCGGTGGCGCAGCGCCTCTTCGCCCAGACCTGGAAGCGGCTGCAGCGGGTGCGCCTCCAGCGCCTCGATCTCTACCGGGGGGAGATTTGA
- a CDS encoding FAD/NAD(P)-binding protein: MIPSAQPWAPAALPVRSVVRESHDTVTLRIDTTKAPALLAYRPGQFNMLYAFGVGDVPISIAGTTPRGLLLHTIRDAGTTTRILAGLRRGGTVGVRGPYGSAWPLEEAAGGDVLLVAGGLGLAPLRPALLHLLRHRRQYRRLILLYGSRTPADLLYRRELASWAEEAEVLVTVDWAGIDWDGHVGVVPALLDRLVLDPPRTTVLLCGPEPMMRFTVRDLRLRGIPDEAIHVSMERNMVCGIGFCGHCQLGPAFVCKDGPVLRLDRIAFLFEKREI, encoded by the coding sequence TTGATCCCGTCGGCCCAGCCCTGGGCACCTGCGGCGCTGCCGGTGCGCTCGGTGGTCCGCGAGAGCCACGACACCGTCACCCTGCGCATCGACACCACGAAGGCCCCGGCCCTCCTCGCCTACCGCCCCGGCCAATTCAACATGCTCTACGCCTTCGGGGTGGGCGACGTGCCGATCTCGATCGCCGGCACCACGCCCCGCGGCCTGCTCCTCCACACCATCCGCGATGCGGGCACGACCACCCGGATCCTCGCCGGCCTGCGCCGCGGCGGGACCGTCGGCGTGCGCGGTCCCTACGGCAGCGCCTGGCCGCTGGAGGAGGCGGCTGGCGGCGACGTCCTCCTCGTCGCCGGCGGCCTCGGCCTCGCGCCGCTCCGGCCCGCCCTCCTCCACCTCCTGCGCCACCGCCGCCAGTACCGCCGGCTGATCCTCCTCTACGGCAGCCGCACCCCTGCCGATCTCCTCTACCGCCGGGAGCTGGCCAGCTGGGCAGAAGAAGCGGAGGTGCTGGTCACCGTCGATTGGGCCGGCATCGATTGGGACGGGCACGTCGGCGTGGTCCCGGCCCTCCTCGATCGCCTCGTCCTCGATCCGCCGCGCACCACCGTCCTCCTCTGCGGCCCCGAGCCGATGATGCGCTTCACCGTGCGCGACCTGCGCCTGCGCGGGATCCCCGACGAGGCGATCCACGTCTCCATGGAGCGCAACATGGTCTGCGGCATCGGCTTCTGCGGCCACTGCCAGCTGGGTCCCGCCTTCGTCTGCAAGGACGGGCCGGTGCTCCGCCTCGACAGGATCGCCTTCCTCTTCGAGAAGCGGGAGATCTGA
- a CDS encoding oxidoreductase, with protein sequence MAKRKPRLAVWKFASCDGCQLSLLNLEASLLELAGQVEIAVFNEATSRAAKGPWDLSLVDGSITTPADAERIRRIRAGSKRLVSIGACATAGGIQALRNFADAAGFLALVYATPAYVDTLATSTAIGDHVPVDFELQGCPVNKHQLLEVVKAHLHGRKPQVPPHSVCVECKEAGNVCVVVARGTPCLGPVTHAGCGALCPSYHRGCYGCFGPMETPDTRSLRGNLHQLGLDRAGVIRAFRNFHANAPAFREAAADEEAEGGP encoded by the coding sequence ATGGCGAAGAGGAAGCCCCGCCTCGCGGTCTGGAAGTTCGCCTCCTGCGACGGATGCCAGCTCTCGCTCCTCAACCTCGAGGCGTCGCTCCTCGAACTCGCCGGGCAGGTCGAGATCGCCGTCTTCAACGAGGCGACCTCCCGGGCGGCGAAGGGCCCCTGGGATCTCTCGCTCGTCGACGGCTCGATCACCACCCCCGCCGACGCGGAGCGGATCCGCCGGATCCGCGCGGGGTCGAAGCGGCTGGTGAGCATCGGCGCCTGCGCCACCGCAGGGGGGATCCAGGCGCTGCGCAATTTCGCCGACGCTGCCGGCTTCCTGGCGCTGGTCTACGCCACGCCCGCGTACGTCGACACCCTCGCCACCTCCACCGCGATCGGCGACCACGTCCCGGTGGACTTCGAGCTCCAGGGCTGCCCCGTGAACAAGCACCAGCTCCTCGAGGTGGTGAAGGCCCATCTCCACGGGCGGAAGCCGCAGGTGCCGCCGCACAGCGTCTGCGTCGAGTGCAAGGAGGCGGGGAACGTCTGCGTGGTCGTGGCCCGCGGCACCCCCTGCCTCGGCCCCGTCACCCACGCAGGCTGCGGTGCCCTCTGCCCGAGCTACCACCGCGGGTGTTACGGCTGCTTCGGCCCGATGGAAACCCCCGACACCCGGTCGTTGCGCGGCAACCTCCACCAGCTCGGCCTGGACCGCGCCGGCGTGATCCGCGCCTTCCGCAACTTCCACGCGAACGCGCCCGCCTTCCGGGAGGCGGCAGCGGACGAGGAGGCGGAAGGTGGCCCGTAG
- a CDS encoding Ni/Fe hydrogenase subunit alpha, which translates to MARRIIEIPEISRVEGQGAVTLRLRDGGVESVELRIFEPPRLFEALLRGRSRFDAPDITARICGICPVAYLMSACHALESAAGIRVDGPLRSLRRLLYCGEWIESHALHVFLLHLPDFFGLPDGFALAVQEPEVVRRGLRLKAIGNALVARLGGRSIHPVSVRIGGFYRVPGRGDLDDLLPDLRWGRDTALELLGWAAQLPFPDFDRDYTLVSLQHPDEYPMCEGRIAISNGGTLAVEDFDAHFTEEQVPWSTALQAHLREGGTYLCGPLARYHHNFERLAPTVRAAALAAGLGPSCTNPYKSLLVRLVEIAHAFDEATRIAASWSPPPAPFVEVPQVAGTGHGCTEAPRGILYHRYTVDEAGQLLDATNVPPTTQNLATMEGDLAAAGGQLATLPRREARLLAQRLVRNHDPCISCSTHFLELHVEEA; encoded by the coding sequence GTGGCCCGTAGGATCATCGAGATCCCGGAGATCTCCCGGGTCGAGGGACAGGGCGCCGTGACGTTGCGCCTGCGCGACGGCGGGGTCGAGTCGGTGGAGCTGCGGATCTTCGAGCCGCCCCGGCTCTTCGAGGCGCTGCTCCGGGGACGCTCGCGCTTCGACGCCCCCGACATCACCGCCCGGATCTGCGGGATCTGCCCCGTCGCCTACCTGATGAGTGCCTGCCATGCCCTCGAGTCCGCTGCAGGCATCCGGGTCGACGGGCCCCTGCGCTCCCTGCGCCGCCTGCTCTATTGCGGCGAGTGGATCGAGAGCCACGCCCTCCACGTCTTCCTCCTCCACCTGCCCGACTTCTTCGGGCTGCCGGACGGCTTCGCCCTCGCCGTGCAGGAGCCGGAGGTGGTGCGCCGGGGGCTGCGCCTCAAGGCGATCGGGAACGCACTCGTCGCCAGGCTCGGCGGCCGATCGATCCACCCGGTGAGCGTGCGGATCGGCGGCTTCTACCGGGTCCCGGGGCGGGGCGATCTCGACGATCTGCTGCCCGATCTGCGCTGGGGCCGCGACACCGCCCTGGAGCTCCTTGGCTGGGCGGCGCAGCTCCCCTTCCCCGACTTCGATCGGGACTACACCCTCGTCTCGCTCCAGCACCCCGACGAATATCCGATGTGCGAAGGGCGCATCGCCATCTCCAACGGCGGCACCCTCGCCGTGGAGGATTTCGACGCCCACTTCACCGAGGAGCAGGTGCCGTGGTCCACCGCGCTGCAGGCGCACCTGCGGGAGGGCGGCACCTATCTCTGCGGTCCGCTGGCGCGCTACCACCACAACTTCGAGCGGCTCGCGCCCACGGTGCGGGCGGCGGCGCTGGCTGCGGGACTCGGGCCCTCCTGCACCAACCCCTACAAGAGTCTCCTCGTCCGCCTGGTGGAGATCGCCCACGCCTTCGACGAGGCCACGCGGATCGCGGCGAGCTGGTCCCCGCCGCCAGCTCCCTTCGTCGAGGTGCCACAGGTGGCCGGAACCGGCCACGGCTGCACCGAGGCGCCGCGCGGCATCCTCTACCACCGCTACACCGTCGACGAGGCGGGGCAGCTGCTCGACGCCACCAACGTGCCGCCCACCACGCAGAACCTCGCCACGATGGAGGGCGATCTCGCCGCAGCCGGTGGCCAGCTGGCCACGCTCCCGCGGCGGGAGGCCCGGCTCCTCGCGCAACGACTCGTCCGGAACCACGACCCCTGCATCTCCTGCTCGACCCATTTCCTCGAGCTCCACGTGGAGGAGGCCTGA
- a CDS encoding hydrogenase maturation protease translates to MLVLGLGQHAAGDDGVGLAVAAAAQAAGLEAEALGDPLGLLDRLGGCGPLVIVDAVAGLPPGLVRWLEERDLAAVVRVSSHGVGLAEALALARHLAAGEGATAEVRILGIGIGPPPAPGSGTGLSPAVAAAIPVAVDAIRRLLLPATRR, encoded by the coding sequence ATGCTGGTGCTCGGCCTCGGGCAGCATGCAGCCGGCGACGACGGGGTGGGCCTCGCCGTGGCGGCGGCGGCGCAGGCCGCGGGCCTCGAGGCGGAGGCGCTCGGTGATCCCCTGGGGCTGCTCGATCGCCTCGGCGGCTGCGGTCCGCTGGTGATCGTCGACGCGGTGGCGGGCCTCCCCCCCGGGCTGGTGCGCTGGCTGGAGGAGCGGGACCTCGCAGCGGTGGTGCGAGTTTCCAGCCATGGCGTCGGCCTCGCCGAGGCCCTGGCGCTGGCACGGCACCTGGCCGCTGGCGAAGGCGCCACGGCAGAGGTCCGGATCCTCGGCATCGGGATCGGGCCGCCGCCGGCACCCGGCAGCGGTACCGGTCTCAGCCCCGCCGTCGCCGCGGCCATTCCCGTCGCTGTCGATGCGATCCGCCGGCTCCTGTTGCCTGCGACACGTCGCTGA
- the pgi gene encoding glucose-6-phosphate isomerase produces the protein MPIAPLTERPSWKALAGHHQQIRSLHLRHLFAEDPKRGERLACEADGLYLDYSKNRVTDETLRLLVGLASESGLHQAIEAMFRGDRINTTENRSVLHVALRMPEGKRLVVDGADLVGEVHRVLEHMAAFSRQIRDRRWKGHTGKPIRAVVNIGIGGSDLGPAMAYDALQAFADRQLTVRFVSNVDGADFYEKTQDLDPEETLFVVVSKTFTTIETMTNAQTARRWLLGRLGDEAAIRRHFVAVSTNAEEVKRFGIDTENMFGFWDWVGGRYSYDSAVGLALMIAVGPERFGEMLAGFHAMDEHFRTTPFERNLPVLLALLGIWYGDFFGFASHAVLPYSQYLHRFPAYLQQLDMESNGKHVRLDGTPVDYRTGPIVWGQPGTNGQHAFFQLLHQGTEIVPADFIGFCRDPHGMEEHQRLLVSNLLAQTEALAFGKSEEEVRAEGVKAEQVRHRTFEGNRPTNTLLARQLTPFVLGQLVALYEHKVFAQGVIWQINSFDQWGVELGKALARRIEPELVGKAEHPHDSSTAALIRRYRSLA, from the coding sequence ATGCCGATCGCACCGCTCACCGAGCGCCCCTCGTGGAAAGCGCTCGCAGGCCACCACCAGCAGATCCGCTCCCTCCACCTCCGCCACCTCTTCGCTGAGGATCCGAAGCGCGGCGAGCGTCTCGCCTGCGAGGCCGACGGCCTCTACCTCGACTACTCGAAGAACCGGGTCACCGACGAGACCTTGCGCCTCCTCGTCGGCCTCGCCTCCGAGTCCGGCCTGCACCAGGCGATCGAGGCGATGTTCCGCGGCGACCGGATCAACACCACCGAGAACCGGTCGGTCCTCCACGTGGCCCTGCGGATGCCCGAGGGGAAGCGCCTGGTCGTCGACGGCGCCGACCTGGTCGGCGAGGTGCACCGGGTGCTCGAGCACATGGCCGCCTTCTCCCGGCAGATCCGCGACCGCCGCTGGAAGGGGCACACCGGCAAGCCGATCCGCGCCGTGGTCAACATCGGCATCGGCGGCTCCGACCTCGGTCCCGCCATGGCCTACGACGCGCTGCAGGCCTTTGCCGATCGCCAGCTCACCGTGCGCTTCGTCTCCAACGTCGACGGCGCCGACTTCTACGAGAAGACGCAGGATCTCGATCCAGAGGAGACGCTCTTCGTCGTGGTCTCGAAGACCTTTACCACCATCGAGACGATGACCAATGCGCAGACCGCCCGGCGCTGGCTCCTCGGCAGGCTCGGCGACGAGGCGGCGATCCGCCGGCATTTCGTGGCGGTGTCGACCAACGCCGAGGAGGTGAAGCGCTTCGGCATCGACACCGAGAACATGTTCGGCTTCTGGGATTGGGTCGGCGGCCGCTACTCCTACGACTCGGCGGTGGGCCTCGCGCTCATGATCGCCGTGGGGCCGGAGCGCTTCGGGGAGATGCTCGCTGGCTTCCACGCCATGGACGAGCACTTCCGCACCACGCCCTTCGAGCGGAACCTGCCCGTGCTCCTCGCGCTCCTCGGCATCTGGTACGGCGACTTCTTCGGCTTCGCCAGCCACGCGGTGCTTCCCTACAGCCAGTACCTGCACCGCTTCCCGGCCTATCTGCAGCAGCTCGACATGGAGAGCAACGGCAAGCACGTGCGCCTCGACGGCACGCCGGTCGACTATCGCACCGGCCCCATCGTCTGGGGCCAGCCCGGGACCAACGGCCAGCACGCCTTCTTCCAGCTCCTGCACCAGGGAACCGAGATCGTGCCCGCCGACTTCATCGGCTTCTGCAGGGATCCGCACGGCATGGAGGAACACCAGCGCCTGCTCGTCTCCAACCTCCTCGCCCAGACCGAGGCGCTTGCCTTCGGAAAAAGCGAGGAGGAGGTCCGGGCCGAGGGGGTGAAGGCCGAGCAGGTGCGCCACCGCACCTTCGAGGGCAACCGGCCCACCAACACCCTCCTCGCCAGGCAGCTCACGCCCTTCGTGCTCGGCCAGCTCGTCGCGCTCTACGAGCACAAGGTCTTCGCCCAGGGCGTGATCTGGCAGATCAACTCCTTCGACCAGTGGGGCGTGGAGCTGGGCAAGGCCCTCGCCCGGCGGATCGAGCCGGAGCTGGTGGGGAAGGCCGAGCATCCCCACGACAGCTCCACCGCGGCGCTGATCCGCCGCTACCGCTCCCTCGCCTGA